Proteins encoded in a region of the Gulosibacter sediminis genome:
- a CDS encoding Hsp70 family protein, producing the protein MRLGIDFGTTRTLVALVDRGNYPVVGVEDALGDPHEHIPSVVALAGDRMVCGWDALAQPGAHARSFKRLLGTADASASTPVPIGDETRPLGEVLAAFAAHVVEQLRQHPLVRDREASGDRELEAVVGVPANAGSAQRLLTLDAFARAGVHVLALVNEPSAAAFEYSHRHARTLNSRRTDVVVYDLGGGTFDASLVRIDGAEHEVRMTSGDPHLGGDDFDERLVELALGAGERPSALAPAERELLLEEARTAKERLTPQTRRLLLERGDDDVIVPVADFYEAVTPLVERTIAVMAPSMAAAGAEADDLSDSDIAGIYLVGGASALPLVPRLLRERFGRRVHRSPYPAASTAIGLAIAADAKSAYWLRDRSSRGIGVFREREGGRAVDFDVLVEAGDAVAGATTTREYRAAHNVGWFRFVEFTRADSGVGNLTTLAKVLVPFTAELAAREQADAVAEPLAQVPVERREGGPLVREEVSIDANGIVTITHEIPELGLRKVSRLRGDAS; encoded by the coding sequence ATGCGACTCGGCATCGATTTCGGCACCACGCGCACCCTCGTCGCGCTCGTCGACCGCGGGAACTACCCGGTCGTCGGCGTGGAAGACGCCCTCGGCGACCCGCACGAGCACATTCCGTCGGTCGTTGCGCTCGCGGGTGACCGCATGGTGTGCGGCTGGGATGCGCTGGCTCAGCCGGGCGCGCACGCCCGCTCGTTTAAGCGCCTGCTCGGCACGGCGGATGCGTCGGCGAGCACGCCGGTGCCGATCGGCGACGAAACGCGCCCGCTCGGCGAGGTGCTCGCCGCGTTCGCCGCGCACGTCGTCGAGCAGCTGCGCCAGCATCCGCTCGTGCGCGACCGCGAGGCGAGCGGCGACCGCGAGCTCGAGGCCGTCGTCGGCGTGCCGGCGAACGCGGGCAGCGCGCAGCGCCTGCTCACGCTCGACGCCTTCGCCCGCGCGGGCGTGCACGTGCTCGCGCTCGTCAACGAGCCGAGCGCGGCCGCGTTTGAGTACAGCCACCGGCACGCGCGCACGCTCAATTCGCGGCGCACGGATGTGGTGGTCTATGACCTCGGCGGCGGCACGTTCGACGCGTCGCTCGTGCGCATCGACGGCGCCGAGCACGAGGTGCGCATGACCTCGGGCGATCCGCACCTCGGGGGCGACGACTTCGACGAGCGACTCGTTGAGCTCGCGCTCGGCGCGGGGGAGCGGCCTTCGGCTCTCGCGCCGGCCGAGCGCGAGCTACTGCTTGAGGAAGCGCGCACCGCGAAGGAGCGCCTGACGCCGCAGACCCGCCGCCTGCTGCTCGAGCGGGGCGACGACGACGTCATCGTGCCCGTCGCCGACTTCTACGAGGCAGTGACCCCGCTCGTCGAGCGCACGATCGCCGTGATGGCACCGAGCATGGCGGCCGCGGGCGCCGAGGCCGACGATCTCAGCGACTCCGACATCGCCGGCATCTATCTCGTCGGGGGCGCGAGCGCGCTGCCGCTTGTGCCGCGCCTGCTGCGCGAGCGCTTCGGCCGCCGCGTGCACCGCTCGCCGTACCCGGCCGCATCCACCGCGATCGGCCTCGCGATCGCCGCCGACGCGAAGTCCGCCTACTGGCTGCGCGACCGTTCGTCGCGTGGCATCGGTGTGTTCCGCGAGCGCGAGGGCGGCCGCGCGGTCGACTTCGACGTGCTCGTCGAGGCCGGCGACGCCGTGGCCGGCGCGACGACGACGCGCGAGTACCGGGCCGCGCACAACGTCGGCTGGTTCCGCTTCGTCGAGTTCACCCGCGCCGACTCGGGCGTCGGCAACCTCACGACGCTCGCCAAGGTGCTCGTGCCGTTCACCGCCGAGCTCGCCGCGCGCGAGCAGGCGGATGCTGTGGCCGAGCCGCTCGCGCAGGTGCCGGTCGAGCGACGCGAGGGCGGCCCGCTCGTGCGCGAGGAGGTGTCGATCGACGCGAACGGCATCGTGACGATCACGCACGAGATCCCGGAACTCGGGCTGCGCAAGGTCTCGCGGCTGCGCGGCGACGCGAGCTAG